Genomic segment of bacterium:
ATCACAAGTGGGGACGATTTTCGTAAGTAAAAGTAAACTATATACTTTCTTGAATAGTCGGAAGAAAATAGAATTTCGCACTAAAAGAGGTGCGGAATGTAGGCTATTAACAATATCACGATTTATAATATCGTCAAAGTAGGTGCTCAATAATTCCCTTTTCAATTATTTGCTCTGTAAGTGCTTTTTCTAAAATCATTCTCCGTATCTCTGTGTCTCTGTGGTGAACGATTACAACTATTCCTCGTTAGTGCCTATCCCAAACCCCCCACAGACACCAGGAGTCTCCCCGACTCCTGGTGTTAAATCATCGGCGCAGGAATTTACGCACCCGAGAGGTTAGCTTACGCGCCGGACTCGTCTGGATGTCCAGCCCGCCATAAACACACATCTCAAGACAGCAAAAACATTTGATGCACCGGTCATAATCGATGAGGAGACGACCGTCCTTTTCTAAAACCGCCTCGGCCGGACAGACCTCACGGCATATCCCGCATTGGGTGCATCTGTCCCCCTTAATCACCGGTCTGATCCAGAAGAGCTTTCCCAGGGGTTTGAACTCCAGGATAGGCATAAGGCGTCTGGGTAGAGAAGGGGGTGGTAAAAGTTCATCAATCTTAACCTCTTCTATCCCTGGTCCCAGGATGTCAATCTTATTCAAATCAGCTTCTCCCAGATTCAGGTCGGCAGCGGCTCGCGTAGTTTCAATCTGCAGAGGATCAAAGCCTACGATACTTGAGGCTACGGCATCGAGGGCCACCAGATCCTGAGAGGCCAATATGAGGCCGATTTCTTTCGGATGGCCTTGCTGCGGACCATTGCCCTCCATGCCAACTACCGCATCCATCACCGCCAGCTTGACCTTAGGGGCCAGATAGGTGAAGATGTCGAGCAGGACGTCCGCAAATTTATCCGTGCGTCTAAAGAGACGATGATATTCGGATTTAAGTTGTCCGGGCACCAGGCCATATAGGTTTTTGATACCCAGGGTGAGGAAGGTTAAGATATGG
This window contains:
- a CDS encoding DUF362 domain-containing protein encodes the protein MNQSPVSIVRCKTYKEFEVEKAVREGIERLGGLTQFVKPGQKVLLKPNLLSPTPPDKAVTTHPAVVKAMIKLVKEAGGIPLVGDSPGTPFTSTEKLLQVTGVGQAALEAGAKIISFEKEKSVKIENPEGRVLKSLYLVKPALEVDVIISLPKLKTHILTFLTLGIKNLYGLVPGQLKSEYHRLFRRTDKFADVLLDIFTYLAPKVKLAVMDAVVGMEGNGPQQGHPKEIGLILASQDLVALDAVASSIVGFDPLQIETTRAAADLNLGEADLNKIDILGPGIEEVKIDELLPPPSLPRRLMPILEFKPLGKLFWIRPVIKGDRCTQCGICREVCPAEAVLEKDGRLLIDYDRCIKCFCCLEMCVYGGLDIQTSPARKLTSRVRKFLRR